The segment TTGGCATTCAAATTGATATAATAAATATACATAATATGGAGGAGACATGAAAAAGATTGAGGCATTGATAAAACCTTTTAAGCTCGACGATGTAAAAGAAAAATTAACAGAGCTTGGCATTAAGGGGATTACAATTTCCGAAGTAAAGGGATTTGGAAGGCAAAAAGGGCATACGGAGCTTTATAGAGGGGCAGAGTATGTTATTGACTTTATTCCTAAAATAAAGATTGAATTGGTTTTGCCTGATGAGTTGGTTGAAGATGCGGTGAAGGCAATTATGGAAGCAGCAAAGACAGGCAGAATAGGTGATGGTAAAATTTTTGTGTTGCCGGTTGAAGAGGTAATAAGAATCAGGACAGGTGAAGTTGGAGAAAATGCTCTTTAAAATATAATAAATTAAATTAGGAGGAAGTATGACACCAAAAGAGATTTTACAATTAATTGAAGAGAAGGATATTAAATTTATTGATTTAAGATTTATGG is part of the Deferrivibrio essentukiensis genome and harbors:
- a CDS encoding P-II family nitrogen regulator, with the protein product MKKIEALIKPFKLDDVKEKLTELGIKGITISEVKGFGRQKGHTELYRGAEYVIDFIPKIKIELVLPDELVEDAVKAIMEAAKTGRIGDGKIFVLPVEEVIRIRTGEVGENAL